The proteins below come from a single Sporanaerobacter acetigenes DSM 13106 genomic window:
- a CDS encoding class I SAM-dependent methyltransferase — protein sequence MENNIWSENIQGILMLDLSREMRFRDDRKDLFLNILGLKEGMTVLDIGCGPGAITRKLSSWLGNKSKIIGIDRDTTFINYAKEKARKQNIYNISYIEGDALKLPLEDNSVDACISHTVIEHVPNKEFLLEQKRVCRPEGRVSVMYARPDKYIKTEPEFLPKQSEREMELLDKLFKETDDVFKKYNVAKYAVDPVELPELFEKLGFKEIQVDGIAIPIATDDARNSYNEKVAIVEVQKKQLLEVISMGLHQNKNGLSDEEEKELKQLIVERFDKRVKLLEEDKNIWDYTIALLQIVSGMVV from the coding sequence ATGGAAAACAATATTTGGTCAGAAAATATACAAGGTATTCTAATGCTTGATTTAAGTAGAGAAATGAGATTTAGAGATGATAGGAAAGACTTATTTTTGAATATTCTTGGACTTAAAGAAGGAATGACAGTACTTGATATTGGTTGTGGTCCTGGTGCAATAACCAGAAAACTATCCAGTTGGTTAGGTAATAAATCTAAAATAATAGGCATAGATAGAGATACAACATTTATAAACTATGCAAAAGAAAAAGCAAGAAAGCAAAATATATACAATATAAGTTATATAGAAGGCGATGCACTAAAACTCCCATTAGAAGATAATTCAGTAGATGCTTGTATATCACATACTGTAATAGAACATGTTCCAAATAAGGAATTCTTGTTAGAACAAAAAAGAGTTTGCAGGCCAGAGGGACGAGTTTCAGTGATGTATGCTAGACCAGATAAATATATTAAAACTGAACCTGAGTTTTTACCAAAACAAAGTGAACGTGAAATGGAACTTTTAGATAAATTGTTTAAAGAAACAGATGACGTTTTTAAAAAATATAATGTTGCAAAATATGCGGTTGACCCTGTAGAATTACCTGAATTGTTTGAAAAACTTGGTTTTAAGGAAATTCAAGTTGATGGAATAGCTATTCCTATAGCTACTGATGATGCAAGAAATAGCTATAATGAAAAAGTTGCAATAGTTGAGGTACAAAAAAAGCAATTATTAGAAGTTATAAGTATGGGTTTACATCAGAATAAAAATGGACTATCAGATGAAGAAGAAAAAGAATTAAAACAATTGATTGTAGAAAGGTTTGACAAAAGAGTGAAATTGTTAGAAGAAGATAAAAACATTTGGGATTATACTATTGCGTTATTACAAATAGTTTCAGGAATGGTTGTTTAG